From one Mesoplodon densirostris isolate mMesDen1 chromosome 19, mMesDen1 primary haplotype, whole genome shotgun sequence genomic stretch:
- the CAPNS2 gene encoding LOW QUALITY PROTEIN: calpain small subunit 2 (The sequence of the model RefSeq protein was modified relative to this genomic sequence to represent the inferred CDS: inserted 1 base in 1 codon; substituted 1 base at 1 genomic stop codon) — MFLAKALLEGADQDRGLGQALGDLLGGGGQKRRGAGNIGGIVGGIVNFISEAAAAQYTPEPPPTEQHFTNVEXSEEVRRFRQQFAQLAGPDMEVGATHLMNILNKVLSKHKDLKSDGFSLDTCRSIVSIMDSDTTGKLGFEEFKYLWRNIKKWQRVYKQYDRDHSGSLGSSQLRGALQAAGFQLKEXFYQMIVRRYADEDGRKPRSMDFNNFISCLVRLDAMFRAPKSLDRDVDGLIQVSIQEWLQLTMYS; from the exons TGGAGACCTTCTTGGAGGAGGCGGTCAGAAAAGAAGAGGAGCAGGAAATATTGGAGGGATAGTTGGAGGAATTGTGAATTTTATCAGTGAGGCTGCAGCTGCTCAGTATACCCCGGAACCACCACCCACTGAGCAGCATTTCACCAACGTGG GAAGTGAGGAAGTTAGGCGGTTTCGGCAACAATTTGCACAACTGGCTGGACCAGACATGGAGGTGGGTGCCACTCACCTAATGAATATTCTCAACAAAGTCCTGTCTAAGCACAAGGATCTGAAGTCTGACGGCTTTAGTCTTGACACCTGCCGGAGCATCGTGTCCATCATGGACAGTGACACAACTGGAAAGCTGGGCTTCGAAGAATTTAAGTATCTCTGGAGAAACATCAAGAAATGGCAGCGTGTTTATAAGCAATATGACAGGGACCATTCTGGGTCTCTGGGAAGTTCTCAGCTGCGGGGGGCTCTGCAGGCAGCAGGCTTCCAGCTAAAGGAATAATTTTACCAAATGATTGTCCGCCGATATGCCGATGAGGATGGaa ggaagcccagaagtatgGATTTTAACAACTTCATCAGCTGCCTGGTTCGCCTGGATGCCATGTTTCGTGCACCCAAATCCCTGGATAGAGATGTGGATGGCCTGATTCAGGTGTCTATCCAAGAATGGCTGCAGCTGACCATGTATTCCTAA